The Paenibacillus yonginensis genome segment GAGCATGAGGCCCTGCATCACCTGATATGCAACTTTGTCCTTATGTCCTTCGCCGATCAGATGCGAGATTACCGGAGTTACAGCCATCAAGATACCGCTTAAGCCGGTTTGAATGGGAACCCAGAGGCTGGAACCCACGGCAGCACCGGCCAAATCCGCCGGACTGGCATGTCCCGACATGACGGTATCAAAAAAGGTCATCAGCGACATGGTCACCTGGGTAATCAGTATAGGGATCAATATCTGCAGGAAAAGGGCATATTTCTGTTTAAGCGTCGATGTAGGTTTCATAAGAAATCAAAGGCTCCGATCCGTAAAAAGGTTACAAGTCATGTAAAATTATATTTTAGTAGATCCGATTCATTTTGACCAGGGGGCAATTGCCTGGTTTGAAGTTTGAGGGTCCATTTGCTGACCGGAGAACAAGCCGGGCAGTTAAAAAGCCGCCCCCAGAAGGAGACGGCTCTCATTACAAGACATGAAGTTCTTTAATTTCGAAAAGGATACACGTTCATTAATGAAGCAAATTTGAGTTTTGATGCTCGCAGATGCTGTATTGCATAATTTCCATCGCGTCTTCCTGTTCCAACATTTTAAATCCGTCTCTCAGCATGATGATGGAATCCAGTTCTTTCTGATTGAAGAACGGCAGCATGTCGGGAAACCACTTTATGACGATTTGTTCCAGTTTGACCGTTTCCATTTCCACAACAACCACTCCTTCTCCCTTAGAATCATTCGTTCACGAACAAACAGAATCATTCAAGATCATCGGAAAAGCAAAGTCTGTGAAATAAGGGGCAGAACAAGTACAGCTCATAAAAGGTGAAGAACCGGCGCAAGTTCATTGTATCATAAATCAGGGATAAAATCAGGTAACATCCACCTAAATGCGGGAATCCTGCCCGCATACTACCGTCTGCGGAACGCCCCCATAACGCCCACCGTCTCAACAATATTCACAAAGGCGGAAGGATCTGTTGATTTTATTATTTCGCGAAGTTCTGCCAATTCATACATGGTAGTAACTGTCATCAGCATGTCCTTCTCTTTGTGGGAGAAAGCACCTTCCGTTTTGATCAGGGTAACGCCTCGCGGATGGGTCAATAACCGTTCAAGCAAAGCCTGGGATTCGTTTGTAATGATATAAACCGTAATCTTGATGTGGCCCACATGAATGAAATCCAGCACCTTGCCAGTAATGTAAAGCGACAGGATGGAGGCCAGCACCAGATTCCAATCCTGGTTGATGTATCCCATAGCCAGGACGACGAGAGCGTTCATTCCGACCAGTACGTTGCCGATCGGGAAATCACGGTATCTCGTGACAATCGAGCCTAGGATATCAAACCCGCCCGATGATCCGCCCGCCCGGAAGGAGATGCCGCTGCCTAGTCCGACCAGCGCGCCGCCGAATACCGCGGAAAGAATGTTATCCGTAGCTACTCCTTTGTTGGGAATGATGGCTACAAACCAGGTGACGCAGACAACCGACAAGATGCTGAGCAGGATAAAACGTCTGCCGAGAAGAAAGAGTCCCGCTATCAGCAGCGGGATGTTGAAGGCAAAATATAAAAGGCTCAGATTAATGGGCGTCATATAATTTACAAGCATGGAGAGGCCGGATACCCCGCCGCTCAGCAGCTGATGCGGAACGAGGAACAAATTGAATCCCGCCGCAATTAGGGCAGCCCCGATAATAACAACTAAACCATTCCTTATTTCTTTAAGCAAACCTTTCACCTCATCGATAAAATTACCTTTTTAGAGCAACTGGTGTTTTGTGAATGTTTTGTGATATACTATTAAAGATATTCTTGAGTAGGTAGTGATTTCCATCTACGCAGAAGAGACCGGAAGCATTGTTTCATTTGAAACCGTGCCGTTTAGATATGTTTAAGATCGTCCTGGGTTGAATTTAGTTTGTCCGTGAAAAATTTTAGGTTCGTTGGGACAGTCTATAAACGTTTACCGCTACTTAAGAATAACGTCAAGATTGTGGAGTTGTCCACCATATAGAAGGAGTTTGAACATATTGAGCACATTCTCAGAATTCGGCCTTGAGCCAAAGGTATTGCAAGCCATTACGGAACTTGGTTTTGAAGAAGCTACGCCCATCCAGGCCAAATCCATTCCGTTTGCAATGGAAGGCAGAGACCTGATCGGCCAAGCACAAACAGGTACAGGCAAGACAGCAGCATTTGGTCTTCCTTTAATTAACAAGATTCCAAGGGAAGAGGAACGTATCGTTGCGTTGATTATGGCTCCTACTCGTGAGCTTGCCATTCAGGTTGCCGAAGAAATCGGCAAATTGTCGCGTTTCAAAGGCATCCGTTCCTTGCCGATCTACGGCGGACAAGATATTTCCCGTCAGATTCGCGCATTGAAGAAGAAACCGCAAATCATTATCGGTACCCCAGGACGTTTGCTGGACCATATCAATCGTAAAACCATCAAGCTGGACGACGTGCAAACTGTTATCCTTGATGAAGCGGATGAAATGCTGGACATGGGCTTTATGGAAGACATTCAGGCGATCCTGAAAATGGTTCCTGACGAGCGCCAAACAATGTTATTCTCTGCTACAATGCCTCCGAATATCCAAAAGCTGGCACAACAATTTTTGAAAAATCCGGAGCATGTTTCCGTGATTCCTAAACAAGTCAGCGCTCCATTGATCGACCAAGCCTACATTGAAGTGAACGAACGTCAGAAGTTCGACGCTTTGTCCCGCCTGCTCGACATGGAATCCCCTGAGCTGGCTATCGTCTTCGGCCGTACGAAACGCCGGGTTGACGAACTCTCCGAAGCTTTGCAGAAGCGTGGTTACTCGGCTGACGGCCTGCATGGCGACTTGTCCCAGAACCAGCGTGATAACGTTATGCGCAAATTCCGCGACGGCAGCATTGACGTCCTTGTTGCGACTGACGTTGCGGCCCGCGGTCTCGATGTTTCCGGCGTTACTCACGTCGTTAACTTTGACCTTCCGCAGGATCCGGAAAGTTATGTTCACCGTATCGGCCGTACAGGTCGTGCCGGCAAAGAAGGCGCTGCTTATTCCTTCGTAACGCCTCGCGAGATCGATCATCTGCATTTCATTGAACGGGTAACGCGCCACCGCATTCCGCGCAAACCTTTGCCAAGCATTGCCGAGGCGATTGAAGGCAAACAGCGCATTACGGCGGAGCGTTTGATTGATATCATCGAAAGCGGAGAGCTGAACGAATACAAAGGCATCGCGATTCAACTGCTGGAGCAGTATGATTCCGTGAACTTGCTTGCAGCAGCCATCAAATTGGTGACTGGCGACAAGAACGAGAACGCCCATATCGAATTGACTCCGGAAGAGCCAATTCGCGTGAAACGCCGCAAACCGGATATCCGTTCCAGCGGACGCAAGCCTTCCGGCTACGGCAATCGCGGAGGCAGCGGCTCCTACAAACGGGACAACCGTGACGGACGCGGCTTCGGCAGCGGCAAAGGCGGATACAGCAAGGAAGGCGGACGTGACTACAACCGTTCCTCTTCTTCCTCCTATGACCGCAAACCTCGTCCAAGCGGCGAACGCCGTCCGTACAACCGCAGTGAAGAGAATAACTAAGCTTTAGCTTTTAAGCTGAAGGCTGAATGAACAAGGCTGTGCCATCCGGCATGGCCTTGTTTTTCTTTTTTTTGGAGGAAATGAGAGGGTTCATTAGGCCCGGGCGTGGACTTTTTTGTGAAATAAAACAAAGATTTGGCTGGTTTGCTGAATTTACCGCGTGTCAAGCTGGATTGCTATTGTCGAATAAGGTATAGTTAAAGTAGAGACAGTTTATTGAATGGCGAGGGGGAGGACTTACTTGGAGTTTAGAGGAGTCATGGGCGGTTTGTACCGCATCACGGAATGGATTATGAGAATCGCAGGCAGCAACCTGCTGTGGCTGGTATGTTCATCTCCGTTTTTGTTTTTTCTGCTGACGAAATATCTGATGATTGTGAATGGACTGGAGAATGACGCATCATCGCTTTACGCCATGGCAATCTTGGCACCGTTTACATTGTTCCCGGCTACGGCCGCCTTGTTTACCGTTGTCCGCAAATGGGTTATGGGCGAAGCCGATGTCAGCGTTACCCGAACTTTTTTTAGAGGTTATAAAGAGAATTATAAGCAAAGCATGATCGGCGGGATTTTTTATACGCTGCTGTTCGTTATTATGGTGATCGATTACCGGGTTTATATGGTGAAGATGCAGAATTTGCAACTGATCGGCATTATTATGCTGCTGTTGCTCATTTTGCTGATGGTTTCGTTGTTTAACTTCTTCTCCATGGTATCGCACTATCATTTGAAAACCTCTACCATGCTGAAAAATGCCGTGCTGCTGACCATTATACGTCCTTTCCGCTCGTTCTCCACGCTTGCGGGCGCTGCAGTGCTTCTGTTCTTGACAGCTAAGTTTACCTGGCTGATCATATTTGGCACAGCGTCCCTTATTGCCTGGCTGGCATTCTTGAACTTCTATGCGACTTATATCAAGATGCAGGCCCAAATCGCCAAGATGAATGAAAAGGCCGAAGCCAAGGCAGCGGCGGAAGCTGGCGGCTCATTAGAAGCCGAAGTTCTGACGGGAGCTGAAAGCAAAGAGACTGCTGCTGGGGCTCCGGAGGGACAAGAACCGCTGGATAAAGAGTCTGAATCTGATGCGGGCCAGGAGAAAGATTCCCAAGGTTCAGATTCGAAATAAGTTTTGGAGATTTTTTCCGGGAGCGGAATCCCCGGTAGGTTGGTTTACTTTTGCCGGGGCAAGCTCTATAATGAATATACATCCTGCGATGTGCGTTGCGGTTATTTGTTGTTTTGAACCAATGACAATGTCTTGGGAGACTTATATGTCCAAGCGGCTGGAAAGCCCTATCTATACGATCAGGGGAATTCATAAACTTGGCTGCGGTCACCCACCTGCTGAGCAGGTTCACGGACGCTGTAACCGGACGGCATATGCGGGACCTACAACTATTCATTATAGCGCCGATCCGCCCTTGGGCTGGATGGGTGCTTTTTATTTTTGTGAATGTTACAATAAACAGCAAATAATGAAATTGTCGGATTTGACGGAGGAGGAAACGGTTTTGTCGCTAAAAAGAACGTTAACCGGGTTGTTCCGCAGTGTGGAGGGAACGAGTGACCGCGCCAAAGTGCCTGAGCTAAAGACCCGTTATTATCAATTGTCCAAAGATAAACTATGGGAAGAGGTTAGTTCTACGCTCAAGAAAGTGCCCGGCTATAAGGTCGTTCATGAGGTGCCTTCCGTAGGCGAGATTTTGCTTGAGAAAAGAACGGCTTTCGGACGGGTGATGGATATTACCGTCTCCCTGGTTGGAACCGGCCCCACACGAAGCGCGATCGACATCTATTCCGCTACCCGCGGTTCTCTGGGCGACCTCGGAGCCAATTACCGGAATATTCAGGGATTGTTCAGCATATTAGATAAGAAGCTGAGCCGTTACAAAACAACCGCCTGATCTGATCAAGGCTGAATCAAAATAATAAAAGCGAGTCCGAAACGCCGGCGCTCGCTTTTATTATTCTTACGGGGCAATCACATCCCCGTGGATAAGTTTGATTCTGTTACAGAAGCGCTTTGACAGCAGCAATCGCTTTGTCGTAATCCGGATGTTCGGACATTTCGGCCAGATATTCGACATAACGGATCGTATTGTCGGCATCAAGGACAAAGATGGAACGGTGGTCAAGCTGGAATTCCTTGATCAGCACGCCATAAGCTTCGCCAAAGGATCTGTGTTTATAATCGGATAAAGTGATGACACGGTCAATACCGGCTGCGCCACACCAGCGCGCTTGGGCAAACGGAAGATCGACGCTGACCGTAAGCACGGCTACCTGCTCGCCGAGATCGTGGCCTTCCTGGTTGAACCGGCGGGTTTGGGCATCGCAGACACCGGTGTCCAAAGAAGGGACAACGCTGATCAGCTTGATTTTTCCATCAAAGTCCTTCAGGGAAACTTCTTCAACAAGGCTTTTGCTGAGCGTGAAATCCGGAGCTTTGTCACCGACCTTCAGTTCAGGGCCAACCAGGGTGAGGGGATTGCCTTTAAAAGTAGCAGCATTCGCACGTTCTTGTGCCATTGTATATTCCTCCTTTGGTTTAACGGTTTGAGAAACACCAAGGAAAGCTTGAATTGCAGGCCTTTCGTTGGTATTTCGTGCCAAAATCCATTATAATCGTTTTGAAAAGCGCTTGTCCAATAAAATGAAAAATGCTTGATCAAAGGAAGGTACAGCATGATATTTATTCGTTACGAGAACTGGAGAAGTTATTTGAAATATTATCCGGTTACTTCACTCCTCCTGGTCATTAATCTGGTTATGTATTGTGTTCTGCTGTTCAACGGAGGAGCGGACAATACGGAAACTTTGTTCCGCTTTGGTGCTGTCGGTTCCGAGCTGCCATACAGCCGGGACTGGTGGCGGTATGTGACCGCCATCTTTCTGCACTTAAACTTCTCGCATCTTTTGTTTAACTGCTTTGCTATTTTGGTATTTGCCCCGCCGCTCGAACGTTTGCTCGGGTGGTGGCGTTATGCGCTGGTTTATTTGGTCAGCGGGGTGCTCGGCAACGCGCTGAGCATGGCTTATTACCGGCATGCGATGCAGTACACGCTTTCTGTGGGCGCTTCAGGCGCAATCTATGGGGTATATGGGGCGTTTTTATACATTGCCCTATTACAGCGTCACCTGATCGATGAAGGCTCAAGGAAGACGCTTTACGCGATTTTGATGGTAGGGATCATTTTTTCCTTTGCCATGACCGGAACAAACTGGATGGCCCATTTGGGTGGTTTGATCGGCGGATTTTTTGTATACGGCCTTCTGGTCCGCCTTACCCGGCGTCTCAAAGCTTAGATTGATTTGCAACTGACAGGCAAGGCAATGCAATGCAATTCGGAAATGGAGCGAACAACCGAGTGGAACTAAGACAACTGCAGTATTTTGTAAAGGTAGCAGGCAAAGAACATGTAACGCAGGCGGCGGAGGAGCTTCACGTCGCCCAATCCGCAGTGAGCAGGCAGATACATCAGCTGGAGAAAGAGCTGGGGGTCGAGCTGTTCAAGCAGAAAGGACGAAATTTGCAGCTGACAGCGGTTGGACAGCTGTTCTGCAGCCGAATAGAGTCTATTCTGAAGGATTTGGACCGGGCTGTGGCCGAGGTTCATGAATTCCTGGACCCGGAGCAGGGGGAGATCCGGCTTGGTTTTCCGCATAGTCTGGGCGTCCACATGCTTCCGATCATCATTGCGGATTTCAAGAAACGTTATCCGAATGTCAAATTTCGCTTTAAGCAGGGCATGTATACTACGCTGATAAAGGATGTAACCGAAGCCGAGGTGGATTTGGCATTTATCTCGCCGTTTCCGGATCATCATGATCAGGTATCGGGGGATGTGGTGCTGACCGAAGAGCTGTTCGCGATCCTCCCTCCCGGACATCCGCTGGCAGGGGAAAGCGAGATTTCGCTTTATCAGCTAAAGGACGACAAATTTATTTTGTTCAGCAAAGGTTATTCGCTTCGGCCGATTGTGCTTCATGCCTGTCTGGAAGCTGGGTTTACGCCTAAAATTGCTTTTGAAGGGGAAGAAACGGATACCATTCGAGGTTTGGTGGCAGCGGGGATGGGGGTAAGCCTGCTTCCCGAGATGGCTTCCTATCACAATGGAAAGCTGGCTCCAACCCGAGTCAAAATATCGTCTCCCAAGGTAACACGTACCATTGGTCTCATTTATCGATCAGATGATAAACTTCCGCTGGTCGCGCAGTCTTTCCGCACTTTTCTGCTTGAACATTTTAACGTCAAGTCCTGTACGGAAACAGACGTTTAAACAGAAAAACTCCCGCAAGGCCGGACGGCCCTGCGGGAGTTTTGATTTTACCGGCTAAACGTTTGGGTTAATTAATCCCGGTTGTTGTTCGTAAAGATCAGAATGTAGCGGAGCAGCTCCAGCACGGAGATCAGGGCGGCGGCTACATAGGTCAAAGCGGCGGCGTTCAGCACTTTGCCGACGCTCTTGGCTTCGCTGTGGGTGACATAACCTTGCTCAAGCATAATTTTGCGCGCCCGGTTGCTGGCGTTAAATTCGACTGGCAGTGTAATGAGCTGGAAAGCGACGGCCACGGAGAAGAAAATGATGCCCAGTCCGAGCAGGTTGAACGCGCTGAACAAAATACCGGCAATCAGCAGGAACGGAGCAATGCCGGATGCAAAGTTAACGATCGGGAAGATGCGGTGTCTGAGCACAAGCATCGGATAATGAACTTTATGCTGGATAGCATGGCCCACCTCATGACAGGCTACGGAAATGGCCGAGATGGAACGTTCGTAGTAAACCGGCTCCGAGAGGCGTACTACCCGGTGAATCGGATCGTAATGGTCGGTCAGGCTGCCGCGGACCGGTTCAATCGGCACATCGTACAGTCCGTTGGCATCCAGCATACGTCTTGCGGCTTCTTGTCCGGTCATGCCGCTGTAGTTCGGAACCTCGGTATATTTGTTGAAAGTTCCCTTGACCCTGAATTGGGCCCAGAGGGAGAAGATGAACGCAATGATGATAAGAATGTACATACCGTCAAAATACATGTGTCATACCTCCGTAATTTAAAGTGTTGTCATGTGAAGGGTCCGTGATTCATTAATAAACGGAGCGCTTCAATGCAGGCCAAGCTGGAAGGCATGATATGGGTATAAACTTTGTTAGCCTGACCAGGCTTAAGCTGCGAAATCAAAGGCTCCAGCTCCTTGACCTCGCGTTC includes the following:
- a CDS encoding rhomboid family intramembrane serine protease, with the protein product MIFIRYENWRSYLKYYPVTSLLLVINLVMYCVLLFNGGADNTETLFRFGAVGSELPYSRDWWRYVTAIFLHLNFSHLLFNCFAILVFAPPLERLLGWWRYALVYLVSGVLGNALSMAYYRHAMQYTLSVGASGAIYGVYGAFLYIALLQRHLIDEGSRKTLYAILMVGIIFSFAMTGTNWMAHLGGLIGGFFVYGLLVRLTRRLKA
- a CDS encoding YesL family protein, with the protein product MEFRGVMGGLYRITEWIMRIAGSNLLWLVCSSPFLFFLLTKYLMIVNGLENDASSLYAMAILAPFTLFPATAALFTVVRKWVMGEADVSVTRTFFRGYKENYKQSMIGGIFYTLLFVIMVIDYRVYMVKMQNLQLIGIIMLLLLILLMVSLFNFFSMVSHYHLKTSTMLKNAVLLTIIRPFRSFSTLAGAAVLLFLTAKFTWLIIFGTASLIAWLAFLNFYATYIKMQAQIAKMNEKAEAKAAAEAGGSLEAEVLTGAESKETAAGAPEGQEPLDKESESDAGQEKDSQGSDSK
- a CDS encoding DEAD/DEAH box helicase, whose translation is MSTFSEFGLEPKVLQAITELGFEEATPIQAKSIPFAMEGRDLIGQAQTGTGKTAAFGLPLINKIPREEERIVALIMAPTRELAIQVAEEIGKLSRFKGIRSLPIYGGQDISRQIRALKKKPQIIIGTPGRLLDHINRKTIKLDDVQTVILDEADEMLDMGFMEDIQAILKMVPDERQTMLFSATMPPNIQKLAQQFLKNPEHVSVIPKQVSAPLIDQAYIEVNERQKFDALSRLLDMESPELAIVFGRTKRRVDELSEALQKRGYSADGLHGDLSQNQRDNVMRKFRDGSIDVLVATDVAARGLDVSGVTHVVNFDLPQDPESYVHRIGRTGRAGKEGAAYSFVTPREIDHLHFIERVTRHRIPRKPLPSIAEAIEGKQRITAERLIDIIESGELNEYKGIAIQLLEQYDSVNLLAAAIKLVTGDKNENAHIELTPEEPIRVKRRKPDIRSSGRKPSGYGNRGGSGSYKRDNRDGRGFGSGKGGYSKEGGRDYNRSSSSSYDRKPRPSGERRPYNRSEENN
- the tpx gene encoding thiol peroxidase, with amino-acid sequence MAQERANAATFKGNPLTLVGPELKVGDKAPDFTLSKSLVEEVSLKDFDGKIKLISVVPSLDTGVCDAQTRRFNQEGHDLGEQVAVLTVSVDLPFAQARWCGAAGIDRVITLSDYKHRSFGEAYGVLIKEFQLDHRSIFVLDADNTIRYVEYLAEMSEHPDYDKAIAAVKALL
- a CDS encoding LysR family transcriptional regulator yields the protein MELRQLQYFVKVAGKEHVTQAAEELHVAQSAVSRQIHQLEKELGVELFKQKGRNLQLTAVGQLFCSRIESILKDLDRAVAEVHEFLDPEQGEIRLGFPHSLGVHMLPIIIADFKKRYPNVKFRFKQGMYTTLIKDVTEAEVDLAFISPFPDHHDQVSGDVVLTEELFAILPPGHPLAGESEISLYQLKDDKFILFSKGYSLRPIVLHACLEAGFTPKIAFEGEETDTIRGLVAAGMGVSLLPEMASYHNGKLAPTRVKISSPKVTRTIGLIYRSDDKLPLVAQSFRTFLLEHFNVKSCTETDV
- a CDS encoding YitT family protein; this translates as MLKEIRNGLVVIIGAALIAAGFNLFLVPHQLLSGGVSGLSMLVNYMTPINLSLLYFAFNIPLLIAGLFLLGRRFILLSILSVVCVTWFVAIIPNKGVATDNILSAVFGGALVGLGSGISFRAGGSSGGFDILGSIVTRYRDFPIGNVLVGMNALVVLAMGYINQDWNLVLASILSLYITGKVLDFIHVGHIKITVYIITNESQALLERLLTHPRGVTLIKTEGAFSHKEKDMLMTVTTMYELAELREIIKSTDPSAFVNIVETVGVMGAFRRR
- a CDS encoding zinc metallopeptidase; translation: MYFDGMYILIIIAFIFSLWAQFRVKGTFNKYTEVPNYSGMTGQEAARRMLDANGLYDVPIEPVRGSLTDHYDPIHRVVRLSEPVYYERSISAISVACHEVGHAIQHKVHYPMLVLRHRIFPIVNFASGIAPFLLIAGILFSAFNLLGLGIIFFSVAVAFQLITLPVEFNASNRARKIMLEQGYVTHSEAKSVGKVLNAAALTYVAAALISVLELLRYILIFTNNNRD
- a CDS encoding DUF1499 domain-containing protein; this translates as MSLKRTLTGLFRSVEGTSDRAKVPELKTRYYQLSKDKLWEEVSSTLKKVPGYKVVHEVPSVGEILLEKRTAFGRVMDITVSLVGTGPTRSAIDIYSATRGSLGDLGANYRNIQGLFSILDKKLSRYKTTA